Proteins from a single region of Chlorocebus sabaeus isolate Y175 chromosome 25, mChlSab1.0.hap1, whole genome shotgun sequence:
- the LOC119619597 gene encoding uncharacterized protein isoform X1 translates to MPEAPAALRSRPTPAAARPRRCWPRRGGGSGRGLEQLRAGPGLWGQGQLRSGVSEQPPGPQVSPCPLPTLHFSSPQWAWCPFAAEGAPRVEEGCGGERRDRWLRGRGPVRQGSRETASDRAEERLTQPILELLLQHLFPQQVLLHSGRTERRGLLAHTPPLPWTPWLLPCGKGS, encoded by the exons ATGCCGGAGGCCCCGGCCGCGCTCCGGTCGCGCCCCACCCCGGCTGCAGCGCGGCCTCGGCGCTGCTGGCCTCGCCGCGGGGGTGGGAGCGGTCGCGGCCTGGAGCAGCTCCGGGCGGGCCCCGGGCTCTGGGGCCAGGGCCAGCTGCGCTCAGGAGTGAGTGAGCAGCCCCCGGGCCCTCAAGTGAGCCCCTGCCCACTCCCCACCTTGCATTTCTCCTCTCCGCAGTGGGCGTGGTGCCCCTTTGCTGCAGAGGGGGCGCCCAGAGTTGAGGAAGGCTGCGGGGGAGAGCGCAGAGACAGGTGGTTGAGGGGGCGAGGGCCGGTGCGCCAAGGCTCAAG agaaaCAGCAAGTGACAGAGCAGAGGAACGGCTGACCCAGCCAATCCTGGAGCTGCTGCTGCAGCACTTGTTCCCCCAACAAGTGCTCCTACATTCTGGTAGGACAGAGAGGAGGGGGCTACTGGCCCacacccctcccctgccctggacCCCCTGGCTGCTGCCCTGCGGAAAGGGCAGTTAG